The proteins below come from a single Beutenbergia cavernae DSM 12333 genomic window:
- a CDS encoding alpha-N-acetylglucosaminidase has product MSSRTNAAPAAGVVHSDAVRALAGRVLGAAAERVVVGPLDDGSERGADGAPEGAAEFAYAASGGELVVRASDTPAAAAGLYHYLKHAGGRQVTWDRLRPEALTRLPDAPPTRRSTPAAARYDLNVVTTGYTAPYWDWARWEREIDWMALHGITTPLMVVGHETVLLRTFTALGLDPGDVVAWLGSAAHLPWTLMGSTSSFGGPLPDSWFERRAELGRRILERQRELGMRAVLPAFGGHVPDGLGAGARTHWQGFSTALLGPDDDAFAVVAAEFARQQRELFGTDHLYAADPFIESVPPSGEPEDLAAFAAATYAGMSAADPEATWVMQAWPFHYHRRFWTAERIAAVTDAVPRDRLLLLDLWAEHAPVWDDGRGIAEHQWLWCAVHNFGGRFSVHGDLHGLARDLGGVLDDGARTGGFTGVGMAMEALENNPVFYELLTDLVWERPDVDAWVGRFVDQRYGFADGTAARDAVHGAWAILLRTLYGPGMTRSIPSPVIARPADVVAPFHTQRLAGEFLDPDAPVIVSANIDAEADPRVEGDLPEIARAAALLREAAGSSDAGGPLAHDLADLLTHVVAQRTRAPIRAIVAAARAGDADAVRANGALLAAAIADLDAVAATQPDRLLGTWLAAAQRWADDDGERRVLLRDARRQLTVWGEQTSGLHDYSGRHWSGLLGGFYAPRWQLWVDWLAEAAESGSEPDPQELRRAVVALEESWVARDETGPTDPAGDLAALADRVLATYSAPLEVSGR; this is encoded by the coding sequence ATGAGCAGCCGGACGAACGCCGCACCGGCGGCCGGCGTCGTGCACAGCGACGCCGTGCGGGCGCTGGCCGGGCGGGTCCTGGGCGCGGCCGCGGAGCGGGTCGTCGTCGGCCCGTTGGACGACGGGTCCGAACGCGGTGCGGACGGCGCTCCCGAGGGTGCCGCCGAGTTCGCGTACGCCGCGTCCGGCGGGGAGCTGGTGGTCCGGGCGAGCGACACGCCGGCGGCGGCGGCGGGGCTCTACCACTACCTCAAGCACGCGGGCGGGCGACAGGTCACGTGGGACCGGCTGCGCCCCGAGGCGCTCACGCGGCTCCCGGACGCCCCGCCCACGCGGCGCAGCACGCCGGCCGCCGCCCGCTACGACCTCAACGTCGTGACCACCGGCTACACGGCGCCGTACTGGGACTGGGCGCGCTGGGAGCGCGAGATCGACTGGATGGCGCTGCACGGGATCACGACGCCGCTCATGGTCGTGGGGCACGAGACGGTGCTGCTGCGCACGTTCACCGCTCTCGGGCTCGACCCCGGCGACGTCGTCGCCTGGCTCGGGAGCGCGGCTCACCTCCCGTGGACGCTCATGGGTTCGACGAGCTCGTTCGGCGGCCCGCTGCCGGACTCGTGGTTCGAGCGCCGCGCCGAGCTCGGCCGGCGGATCCTCGAGCGGCAGCGGGAGCTCGGCATGCGCGCCGTGCTGCCGGCGTTCGGCGGGCACGTGCCCGACGGGCTCGGCGCCGGCGCGCGCACGCACTGGCAGGGATTCTCGACGGCGCTGCTGGGCCCGGACGACGACGCGTTCGCCGTCGTCGCCGCGGAGTTCGCGCGCCAGCAGCGGGAGCTGTTCGGCACCGACCACCTGTACGCGGCTGACCCGTTCATCGAGTCGGTCCCGCCGTCGGGCGAGCCGGAGGACCTGGCCGCGTTCGCCGCGGCGACGTACGCCGGGATGAGCGCGGCCGACCCCGAGGCCACCTGGGTGATGCAGGCCTGGCCGTTCCACTACCACCGGCGCTTCTGGACGGCGGAGCGCATCGCTGCCGTGACCGACGCCGTCCCGCGCGACCGCCTGCTGCTGCTCGACCTGTGGGCCGAGCACGCGCCGGTGTGGGACGACGGGCGCGGCATCGCCGAGCACCAGTGGCTGTGGTGCGCCGTGCACAACTTCGGCGGCAGGTTCTCGGTGCACGGCGACCTCCACGGGCTCGCCCGGGACCTCGGCGGCGTGCTCGACGACGGCGCCCGCACCGGCGGTTTCACCGGCGTCGGCATGGCGATGGAGGCGCTGGAGAACAACCCGGTCTTCTACGAGCTCCTCACCGATCTCGTGTGGGAACGACCCGACGTCGACGCGTGGGTCGGGCGGTTCGTCGACCAGCGCTACGGCTTCGCGGACGGCACCGCCGCGCGCGATGCGGTCCACGGGGCCTGGGCGATCCTCCTGCGCACGCTGTACGGGCCGGGCATGACCCGGTCGATCCCGTCACCGGTGATCGCGCGCCCGGCCGACGTCGTCGCCCCCTTCCACACGCAGCGCCTCGCCGGGGAGTTCCTCGACCCGGACGCCCCCGTGATCGTCTCCGCCAACATCGACGCCGAGGCCGACCCGCGCGTCGAGGGCGACCTGCCCGAGATCGCCAGGGCCGCGGCTCTCCTGCGCGAGGCGGCCGGGAGCTCCGACGCCGGCGGTCCTCTCGCGCACGACCTCGCGGACCTGCTCACGCACGTCGTCGCGCAGCGCACGCGCGCGCCGATCCGGGCGATCGTCGCCGCGGCTCGGGCGGGGGACGCCGACGCCGTCCGGGCGAACGGTGCGCTGCTCGCCGCGGCGATCGCCGACCTCGACGCCGTCGCCGCCACCCAGCCCGACCGCCTCCTCGGCACGTGGCTCGCGGCCGCGCAGCGGTGGGCGGACGACGACGGCGAGCGTCGCGTCCTGCTGCGCGACGCGCGTCGCCAGCTCACCGTGTGGGGCGAGCAGACGTCCGGGCTGCACGACTACTCCGGCCGGCACTGGTCGGGTCTGCTCGGCGGGTTCTACGCCCCGCGCTGGCAGCTCTGGGTCGACTGGCTCGCGGAGGCTGCCGAGAGCGGCAGCGAGCCCGACCCGCAGGAGCTGCGCCGCGCCGTCGTCGCCCTCGAGGAGAGCTGGGTGGCCCGCGACGAGACCGGACCGACGGACCCGGCCGGCGATCTGGCGGCGCTCGCGGACCGGGTGCTCGCCACCTACTCCGCCCCGCTCGAGGTGTCCGGCCGATGA
- a CDS encoding Gfo/Idh/MocA family protein, with amino-acid sequence MTLSVIGAGHRGGDAYGDYCLRHPEHARVVAVAEPDDRRRAEFADLHGIPAERQYATWEELLAAGRLSDGLVVSSPDLVRQGPVVGGARLGYGLLVEKPFAPDEAQLDAMVAEIARTDALVGVAHVLRYTSFYATLKELVEQGTIGRLVHLDQTEDIGYWHFAHSYVRGSWRKAADATPMLLAKSCHDLDIITWLVGLDCTHVESTGSLTHFRPEQAPDGAPERCTDGCPAASTCPFYAPRLYLDRLADHHQLPVTAVTREPGRAARLEALRSGPYGRCVYRSDNDVVDHQTVTLTFAGGVLATLRTAAFTASNTRTIRLLGSHGEISGRLDTGEIEVRRFLPAPGQEIGTWHPWDRDALGRSGPRDDETWTVNAGPVDDPDLEGRPGRRASDGHAGGDDGLMREFVERLRLRREGAAVSMPTHVRDAERSHRIAFAAERSRREGRTVEMSA; translated from the coding sequence GTGACCCTGAGCGTGATCGGTGCGGGACACCGGGGCGGGGACGCCTATGGCGACTACTGCTTGCGACACCCGGAGCACGCACGCGTCGTCGCCGTGGCCGAGCCCGACGACCGGCGCCGGGCCGAGTTCGCCGACCTGCACGGCATCCCCGCGGAGCGCCAGTACGCCACCTGGGAGGAGCTGCTCGCCGCCGGTCGGCTGAGCGACGGACTCGTCGTCTCGTCGCCCGACCTCGTGCGGCAGGGACCGGTCGTCGGCGGTGCCCGCCTCGGGTACGGGCTGCTCGTCGAGAAGCCGTTCGCCCCGGACGAGGCGCAGCTCGATGCGATGGTGGCCGAGATCGCCCGCACGGACGCGCTCGTCGGCGTCGCGCACGTGCTCCGGTACACGTCGTTCTACGCCACGCTCAAGGAGCTCGTCGAGCAGGGGACGATCGGCCGCCTCGTGCACCTCGACCAGACCGAGGACATCGGCTACTGGCACTTCGCGCACAGCTACGTGCGCGGGAGCTGGCGCAAGGCGGCGGACGCGACGCCGATGCTGCTGGCGAAGTCCTGCCACGACCTCGACATCATCACGTGGCTCGTCGGCCTGGACTGCACCCACGTCGAGTCCACGGGATCGCTCACGCACTTCCGCCCCGAGCAGGCGCCGGACGGCGCACCGGAGCGGTGCACCGACGGCTGCCCCGCGGCGTCGACCTGTCCGTTCTACGCACCCCGCCTCTACCTCGACCGGCTCGCCGACCACCACCAGCTCCCGGTCACCGCCGTCACGCGCGAGCCCGGCCGGGCGGCGCGCCTCGAGGCGCTCCGCTCCGGCCCGTACGGGCGGTGCGTGTACCGCAGCGACAACGACGTCGTCGACCACCAGACGGTCACCCTCACGTTCGCGGGCGGCGTGCTCGCGACCCTGCGGACGGCGGCGTTCACGGCGTCGAACACGCGCACCATCCGGCTGCTCGGCTCGCACGGGGAGATCAGCGGGCGCCTCGACACCGGTGAGATCGAGGTCCGCCGCTTCCTGCCGGCGCCGGGCCAGGAGATCGGCACGTGGCACCCGTGGGACCGCGACGCGCTCGGCCGCTCCGGGCCGCGGGACGACGAGACGTGGACGGTCAACGCCGGGCCGGTGGACGACCCCGACCTGGAGGGCCGACCGGGCCGGCGCGCCAGCGACGGTCACGCCGGCGGCGACGACGGGCTCATGCGCGAGTTCGTGGAACGCCTGCGCCTGCGCCGCGAGGGGGCCGCCGTGTCCATGCCCACGCACGTCCGCGACGCGGAACGCAGCCACCGCATCGCGTTCGCCGCGGAACGATCGCGCCGGGAGGGCCGAACAGTGGAGATGAGCGCATGA
- a CDS encoding carbohydrate ABC transporter permease codes for MTAESLAAPRRRGRPASSTRARQDDRAGRLLVAPTALVVGFVVLLPFAAVLVLAFQDIRLAELSRITFADLGFDLEAFLSTFRRDGFWDSLRATLVFASLTAIGSVALGVAVALALRTPFRGRAIVRGLILMPYVLPVVAAAQTWRTLLNTQYGFVNEFGMRFLGWDGPIAFLTTPSASVLGVEVPLALLSVVLVQIWGTFPLAFLFATARLHAVPGDLEEAASLDGAGAWQRIRYVVLPELSGVIGLLLLLRFIWTFQTFNEVYLLTGGAAGTQVLGVRVYNELIGRADIGSASGVGVAITVMLAGFIALYLILARRRGER; via the coding sequence GTGACAGCCGAGTCCCTCGCGGCACCGCGCCGTCGCGGTCGTCCTGCCTCGTCCACCCGGGCGAGGCAGGACGACCGGGCCGGTCGCCTGCTCGTCGCCCCGACGGCGCTCGTCGTCGGGTTCGTCGTGCTGCTCCCGTTCGCGGCGGTGCTGGTCCTCGCGTTCCAGGACATCCGCCTCGCCGAGCTGTCCCGGATCACGTTCGCCGACCTCGGGTTCGACCTCGAGGCGTTCCTCTCCACGTTCCGCCGCGACGGGTTCTGGGACTCGTTGCGCGCGACCCTCGTCTTCGCCTCGCTCACGGCCATCGGCTCCGTGGCGCTCGGCGTCGCCGTCGCCCTCGCGCTGCGCACGCCGTTCCGCGGGCGCGCGATCGTGCGCGGCCTCATCCTCATGCCGTACGTGCTCCCGGTGGTCGCGGCGGCGCAGACCTGGCGCACCCTGCTCAACACGCAGTACGGCTTCGTCAACGAGTTCGGCATGCGGTTCCTCGGATGGGACGGCCCGATCGCGTTCCTCACGACGCCGTCGGCCTCGGTCCTCGGTGTCGAGGTGCCGCTCGCGCTGCTGAGCGTCGTGCTCGTGCAGATCTGGGGCACGTTCCCGCTCGCGTTCCTGTTCGCGACGGCGCGGCTGCACGCGGTGCCCGGCGACCTCGAGGAGGCCGCGTCGCTCGACGGCGCCGGGGCGTGGCAGCGGATCCGCTACGTCGTCCTGCCCGAGCTGTCCGGCGTCATCGGGCTGCTCCTGCTGCTGCGCTTCATCTGGACGTTCCAGACCTTCAACGAGGTCTACCTGCTCACCGGTGGTGCAGCGGGCACCCAGGTGCTCGGCGTCCGCGTCTACAACGAGCTCATCGGCCGCGCGGACATCGGGAGCGCGTCGGGCGTCGGCGTGGCCATCACGGTCATGCTCGCCGGATTCATCGCGCTCTACCTGATCCTCGCCCGGCGTCGGGGGGAACGATGA
- a CDS encoding arylsulfatase — MSDRPNVLLVMTDQQRWDTLGSAGGPVETANLDHLAAQGTTFTHAYSATPSCTPARASLLTGQDPWHTGILGMGAGQPPMAGLENTLPEALADAGYHTQGVGKMHFSPQRALHGFHATTIDESLRVEEPGFTSDYTQWFERHAPADVRQADHGLDFNSWLARPFHTGEHLHPSTWTVTESIRFLERRDPTRPFFLMTSFARPHSPYDPPAFYYEHYLRRHHTGDLPPAVVGDWASVHDVGGAEGMDPNAWRGRRTADEIGRARAGYYGSIHHIDHQIGRLMRYLRDRRLDAETLVVFTADHGDMLGDHHLWRKTYAYEGSAHVPLVVRLPAGMRSAGDAEVVDDPVCLQDVMPTILDACGVDVPASVDGASTLPLVTGERVPWREFVHGEHSTCYHPSQEMQYLTDGAWKYVWFPRGDGPGSPREQLFDLRSDPYEERDLAPRSDHAAVLRRWRARLVDVLAPRDAGLTDGGALVPQDGRPPLVSPHAASRVAERLA; from the coding sequence ATGAGCGACCGCCCGAACGTCCTGCTCGTCATGACGGACCAGCAGCGCTGGGACACGCTCGGGTCCGCCGGGGGTCCCGTCGAGACGGCGAACCTCGACCACCTGGCGGCGCAGGGCACCACGTTCACGCACGCGTACTCGGCGACGCCGTCGTGCACCCCGGCGCGGGCGTCCCTGCTCACCGGGCAGGACCCGTGGCACACCGGCATCCTCGGCATGGGCGCCGGCCAGCCTCCGATGGCGGGCCTGGAGAACACGCTCCCGGAGGCGCTCGCGGACGCGGGCTACCACACGCAGGGCGTCGGCAAGATGCACTTCTCGCCGCAGCGGGCGCTGCACGGGTTCCACGCGACGACGATCGACGAGTCGCTCCGCGTCGAGGAGCCGGGCTTCACCTCCGACTACACGCAGTGGTTCGAGCGCCACGCGCCGGCGGACGTGCGGCAGGCCGACCACGGGCTGGACTTCAACTCGTGGCTGGCGCGACCGTTCCACACCGGCGAGCACCTGCACCCGTCGACCTGGACGGTGACGGAGTCGATCCGCTTCCTGGAGCGCCGCGACCCCACCCGGCCCTTCTTCCTCATGACGTCGTTCGCGCGGCCGCACTCGCCGTACGACCCGCCCGCGTTCTACTACGAGCACTACCTGCGCCGGCACCACACCGGCGACCTGCCGCCCGCCGTCGTCGGCGACTGGGCGTCCGTGCACGATGTGGGCGGCGCGGAGGGCATGGACCCCAACGCCTGGCGCGGCCGGCGGACCGCCGACGAGATCGGGCGCGCCCGCGCCGGCTACTACGGGTCGATCCACCACATCGACCACCAGATCGGCCGGCTGATGCGGTACCTGCGCGACCGGCGTCTCGACGCCGAGACGCTCGTCGTCTTCACCGCCGACCACGGCGACATGCTCGGCGACCACCACCTGTGGCGGAAGACGTACGCGTACGAGGGGTCGGCGCACGTGCCGCTCGTCGTGCGGCTGCCCGCCGGCATGCGCTCCGCCGGCGACGCCGAGGTGGTGGACGATCCCGTGTGCCTGCAGGACGTCATGCCGACGATCCTCGACGCGTGCGGCGTCGACGTCCCGGCCAGCGTCGACGGCGCCAGCACGCTGCCGCTCGTCACCGGCGAGCGCGTGCCGTGGCGGGAGTTCGTGCACGGCGAGCACTCCACGTGCTACCACCCGAGCCAGGAGATGCAGTACCTCACCGACGGCGCCTGGAAGTACGTGTGGTTCCCGCGCGGGGACGGCCCCGGCTCACCGCGCGAGCAGCTGTTCGACCTGCGCTCCGACCCGTACGAGGAGCGCGACCTCGCGCCGCGGTCCGACCACGCCGCCGTCCTGCGGCGGTGGCGAGCACGCCTGGTCGACGTCCTCGCCCCTCGGGACGCCGGCCTGACCGACGGCGGGGCGCTCGTCCCGCAGGACGGGCGGCCACCGCTCGTCTCGCCTCACGCCGCGTCGCGCGTCGCGGAGCGGCTCGCGTGA
- a CDS encoding VOC family protein has translation MVSRISHTTLDAQDPYTLSLFWSAVLGYAEDPDDPNMPEHEENMIFSPDRSHRVLFIRVPEAKSGKNRMHFDLIPTDRTRDEEIERVRGLGATDVHDLREPDGGWLVMADPEGNEFCILRGDIERAEA, from the coding sequence ATGGTCAGCCGCATCTCGCACACCACACTGGACGCCCAGGACCCGTACACGCTGTCGCTCTTCTGGTCGGCGGTGCTCGGGTACGCCGAGGATCCCGACGACCCGAACATGCCCGAGCACGAGGAGAACATGATCTTCTCGCCCGATCGCAGCCACCGGGTCCTGTTCATCCGGGTGCCGGAGGCGAAGAGCGGCAAGAACCGGATGCACTTCGACCTCATCCCGACGGACCGCACCCGCGACGAGGAGATCGAGCGCGTGCGGGGCCTCGGCGCCACCGACGTGCACGACCTGCGTGAGCCCGACGGCGGATGGCTGGTCATGGCCGACCCCGAGGGCAACGAGTTCTGCATCCTGCGCGGGGACATCGAGCGCGCCGAGGCCTAG
- a CDS encoding carbohydrate ABC transporter permease, with translation MTTTSHTRPTGPQAAARTSPAARRRRRRRGEIGPAIVRVVVIVGAVLFAAGPVVYAFGLSLQPLAAVAANPLDVFPSFSELDFSAYSRALLDESDGGFGLGRFMRNSLVLASLTTLATLAVCVLGAYATARLEFRGRGAIGAIFLGVYVLPGIALAVPLYVLFSRIGLRGTLVGLVLIYMASTVPLAIYMLRNYFDGVPRSVEEAAAIDGAGRMQIIGRVVLPMTLPGIAATGLYIFMIAWNEYLYALLFLVEDRERWTVSLGVAQLATFDVPVTVLMAGSIAITLPVVIGFFASQRLLISGLTAGAEKG, from the coding sequence ATGACCACCACCAGCCACACCCGCCCGACCGGCCCGCAGGCCGCCGCGCGGACCTCCCCGGCGGCGCGCCGCCGTCGTCGCCGGCGGGGCGAGATCGGCCCGGCGATCGTCCGGGTGGTCGTCATCGTGGGAGCCGTGCTGTTCGCCGCCGGTCCCGTGGTCTACGCGTTCGGACTCTCGCTGCAGCCGCTGGCCGCTGTCGCCGCGAACCCGCTCGACGTGTTCCCGTCGTTCTCCGAGCTGGACTTCTCGGCGTACTCGCGTGCGCTGCTCGACGAGTCGGACGGCGGCTTCGGCCTCGGTCGCTTCATGCGGAACTCGCTCGTCCTCGCGAGCCTCACGACGCTCGCCACCTTGGCCGTGTGCGTGCTCGGGGCCTATGCGACGGCGCGGCTCGAGTTCCGCGGTCGGGGTGCGATCGGGGCGATCTTCCTCGGCGTCTACGTGCTGCCGGGCATCGCGCTCGCCGTGCCGCTGTACGTGCTCTTCAGCCGGATCGGGCTCCGGGGCACCCTCGTCGGGCTGGTGCTCATCTACATGGCGTCCACGGTGCCGCTCGCGATCTACATGCTGCGCAACTACTTCGACGGCGTCCCCCGCAGCGTCGAGGAGGCGGCGGCGATCGACGGGGCGGGACGCATGCAGATCATCGGCCGGGTCGTCCTGCCGATGACGCTGCCCGGCATCGCCGCGACCGGCCTCTACATCTTCATGATCGCGTGGAACGAGTACCTGTACGCGCTGCTGTTCCTCGTGGAGGATCGCGAACGCTGGACCGTGTCGCTCGGCGTCGCCCAGCTCGCGACGTTCGACGTCCCGGTCACGGTGCTCATGGCCGGGTCGATCGCCATCACCCTCCCGGTGGTCATCGGGTTCTTCGCCAGCCAGCGGCTCCTCATCTCTGGGCTCACCGCCGGCGCCGAGAAGGGCTGA
- a CDS encoding LacI family DNA-binding transcriptional regulator codes for MAVTIYEIARRAGVGVSTVSRYLNSSGYVGADAARRIAAVVEETGYVSSRAASSLTTKRSGAIGFVTSSLLNPFAAELAHAMAAEAASEGFSVLSAVTDGDDDRLVHVLRDLRSHRVDGVIVTPPETPAVREELARTVASGVPVTTIGMAIPDAAHDEVSTDTYGGALDAVRHLLEQGHRAIAVVAGPDPERVAASRFRAYRDALDAAGLAVRAELVPATALDREGGAEAAARLFALDAPPTAVFAANDLAALGVLQAAHEAGLRVPDDLSVVGFDDIAMASHATPPLTTVRQPKTAMGVRAVRLLLDRIAEPEREPRSERLECELVVRASVAPPRRGREGAATDL; via the coding sequence ATGGCCGTCACGATCTACGAGATCGCGCGGCGCGCCGGCGTCGGCGTCTCCACGGTGTCGCGGTACCTCAACTCGTCCGGCTACGTCGGTGCCGACGCCGCCCGGCGCATCGCCGCCGTCGTCGAGGAGACGGGCTACGTCTCGAGCCGCGCCGCCAGCTCACTGACGACCAAGCGCAGCGGCGCCATCGGGTTCGTCACGTCGAGCCTCCTCAACCCGTTCGCCGCGGAGCTCGCCCACGCGATGGCCGCGGAGGCCGCCAGCGAGGGGTTCTCCGTGCTGTCGGCGGTCACGGACGGCGACGACGACCGCCTCGTCCACGTGCTGCGCGACCTGCGCAGCCACCGCGTCGACGGCGTCATCGTCACGCCGCCGGAGACCCCTGCCGTCCGCGAGGAGCTGGCCCGGACCGTGGCGTCCGGGGTGCCGGTCACGACCATCGGGATGGCGATCCCGGACGCCGCCCACGACGAGGTCAGCACGGACACGTACGGCGGGGCGCTCGACGCCGTCCGGCACCTCCTCGAGCAGGGTCACCGCGCGATCGCCGTCGTGGCCGGCCCCGATCCGGAGCGCGTCGCCGCAAGCCGGTTCCGCGCCTACCGGGACGCCCTCGACGCCGCCGGCCTCGCCGTCCGCGCCGAGCTGGTGCCCGCCACGGCGCTCGACCGTGAGGGCGGGGCCGAGGCCGCGGCGCGCCTCTTCGCCCTCGACGCACCCCCGACGGCGGTGTTCGCCGCGAACGACCTGGCGGCGCTCGGCGTCCTCCAGGCCGCCCACGAGGCGGGACTGCGCGTGCCCGACGACCTGTCCGTCGTCGGCTTCGACGACATCGCGATGGCCTCCCACGCCACCCCGCCCCTCACCACGGTGCGGCAGCCCAAGACCGCGATGGGGGTCCGCGCCGTCCGGCTGCTGCTCGACCGGATCGCCGAGCCCGAGCGCGAACCACGTTCCGAACGGCTGGAGTGCGAGCTGGTGGTGCGCGCCTCGGTGGCCCCGCCGCGCCGTGGCCGGGAAGGAGCCGCCACCGACCTCTGA
- a CDS encoding ABC transporter substrate-binding protein gives MRKSTARPRRVHRAAGAAVVAAAAIVLAACSGGGGGGEGDDGDAPAESITFWTPHVTPERLAAQEAVAEQFTEETGIEVEVVALAGPDQNTTLVAGAASGDVPDVILHGFDQAAAWVDQGLLDQEAAQAVIDELDPSTFAEAALNLSSIDGVPTGVPMDGWGHMLVYRTDLFEAAGLDAPESIEDVAAAATRLHEDGYTGIALGTQAGNPFTRETMEAMLLANGCELVTDGTVTLDSPECVEGLRLYQEMAASGGSGELDVEAARAAYLAGDAAMLVFSSHILDELAGLDPNNPVTCDECTENPQFLLENSGFAMGLSGPDNDEPQLFGNILQLGIPVGAHTEEAQQFAEFLLSDGYMESVGSATEGRIPVRLGTPENPTEYTEAWANLPFGAAGDGSSIAEVYGQDVADLISGGSESYARWGAGTADALLASVVAQQNVIPQNLGSFFTGGDPAEVATGLQTAVESAQQDAG, from the coding sequence ATGAGGAAGTCGACAGCCCGGCCGCGCCGGGTTCACCGAGCCGCGGGGGCGGCAGTCGTCGCTGCCGCGGCCATCGTGCTCGCTGCCTGTTCCGGCGGAGGAGGCGGCGGCGAGGGCGACGACGGCGACGCGCCCGCCGAGAGCATCACGTTCTGGACGCCGCACGTCACTCCGGAGCGGCTCGCGGCCCAGGAGGCCGTCGCGGAGCAGTTCACGGAGGAGACCGGCATCGAGGTCGAGGTCGTGGCCCTCGCCGGCCCGGACCAGAACACCACGCTCGTGGCGGGTGCCGCCTCGGGCGACGTGCCCGACGTCATCCTGCACGGCTTCGACCAGGCCGCGGCGTGGGTCGATCAGGGGCTCCTCGACCAGGAGGCGGCGCAGGCGGTCATCGACGAGCTGGACCCGTCGACGTTCGCCGAGGCCGCGCTCAACCTCTCGAGCATCGACGGCGTCCCGACGGGTGTCCCGATGGACGGGTGGGGGCACATGCTCGTCTACCGGACGGACCTGTTCGAGGCCGCCGGTCTCGACGCACCCGAGTCGATCGAGGACGTCGCCGCGGCGGCCACCCGTCTGCACGAGGACGGCTACACCGGCATCGCGCTCGGCACGCAGGCCGGCAACCCGTTCACGCGCGAGACGATGGAGGCGATGCTGCTCGCGAACGGGTGCGAGCTCGTCACGGACGGCACCGTCACGCTCGACTCCCCGGAGTGCGTCGAGGGCCTGCGGCTGTACCAGGAGATGGCGGCCTCCGGCGGGAGCGGTGAGCTCGACGTCGAGGCTGCGCGCGCCGCGTACCTGGCCGGCGACGCCGCCATGCTCGTCTTCTCGTCGCACATCCTCGACGAGCTCGCCGGACTCGACCCCAACAACCCGGTGACGTGCGACGAGTGCACGGAGAACCCGCAGTTCCTGCTCGAGAACTCGGGCTTCGCGATGGGCCTGTCCGGCCCGGACAACGACGAGCCGCAGCTCTTCGGGAACATCCTCCAGCTCGGGATCCCCGTCGGGGCCCACACCGAGGAGGCCCAGCAGTTCGCCGAGTTCCTCCTCTCCGACGGGTACATGGAGTCGGTGGGCAGCGCGACCGAGGGCCGCATCCCGGTGCGCCTCGGCACGCCGGAGAACCCGACGGAGTACACCGAGGCCTGGGCGAACCTGCCGTTCGGCGCCGCGGGCGACGGGTCGTCGATCGCCGAGGTGTACGGCCAGGACGTCGCCGACCTCATCTCCGGCGGGAGCGAGAGCTACGCGCGCTGGGGCGCCGGGACGGCCGACGCCCTCCTGGCCTCCGTGGTCGCGCAGCAGAACGTGATCCCGCAGAACCTCGGCTCGTTCTTCACCGGCGGCGACCCGGCGGAGGTCGCCACGGGCCTGCAGACCGCCGTCGAGAGCGCGCAGCAGGACGCCGGGTGA
- a CDS encoding winged helix-turn-helix transcriptional regulator gives MMEDIAALQDVDLRITAALLAHPRARVGAIAAAAATSAPTVSRRLATLLDDDVVRVVGVVDQQRADAGFAAFLRLRCVPGASVDVAQALARWPESGYVALIGGDLDCAAQLHVRSTRHLLEITGGRLKALPGVVGSSTLKIIRRFSTPHGWTGGLVPDRALATLRADRMDHWSEERPHTRHDLDELDRGVVAALAEDGRMSWRELAERLGVQPATASRRAEALMSKGLLRLRAVVQPARIGQPVIAFIWLRVAPSRLEAAGRALAAHPNVLNIAATTGQPNLCGEVAVGGDEELYTFLTDDVGSLPGVMAVDVSDGLDVIKRASLVFDERAA, from the coding sequence ATGATGGAAGACATCGCCGCTCTGCAGGACGTCGACCTCCGCATCACGGCGGCGCTCCTCGCCCATCCGCGTGCCCGCGTCGGAGCCATCGCGGCGGCTGCCGCCACCAGCGCGCCGACCGTGTCCCGACGTCTCGCGACGCTGCTGGACGACGACGTCGTCCGCGTCGTCGGCGTCGTCGACCAGCAACGCGCCGACGCCGGCTTCGCCGCGTTCCTGCGGCTGCGGTGCGTGCCGGGGGCGAGCGTCGACGTGGCCCAGGCCCTGGCCCGCTGGCCGGAGTCCGGGTACGTCGCGCTCATCGGCGGCGACCTCGACTGCGCGGCCCAGCTGCACGTCCGCTCGACCCGCCACCTGCTGGAGATCACGGGAGGGCGCCTCAAGGCGCTGCCGGGCGTCGTCGGCAGCTCGACGCTGAAGATCATCCGCCGGTTCTCGACGCCGCACGGCTGGACCGGCGGCCTGGTCCCGGACCGCGCGCTCGCCACGCTGCGGGCCGACCGCATGGACCACTGGTCGGAGGAGCGCCCGCACACGCGGCACGACCTCGACGAGCTGGACCGGGGCGTGGTCGCGGCGCTCGCCGAGGACGGCCGGATGAGCTGGCGCGAGCTCGCCGAGCGGCTCGGCGTGCAGCCGGCCACGGCGAGCCGGCGCGCGGAGGCGTTGATGAGCAAGGGGTTGCTCCGCCTGCGCGCCGTGGTCCAGCCCGCGCGCATCGGCCAGCCCGTGATCGCCTTCATCTGGCTCCGCGTGGCGCCCTCCCGGCTGGAGGCGGCCGGCCGCGCGCTCGCCGCGCACCCGAACGTGCTCAACATCGCCGCCACCACCGGCCAGCCGAACCTGTGCGGCGAGGTCGCCGTCGGCGGTGACGAGGAGCTCTACACGTTCCTCACCGACGACGTCGGCAGCCTGCCCGGGGTGATGGCGGTCGACGTCTCCGACGGGCTGGACGTCATCAAGCGGGCCTCGCTCGTGTTCGACGAGCGCGCGGCCTGA